A portion of the Pseudomonas synxantha BG33R genome contains these proteins:
- a CDS encoding LexA family protein has translation MDNWIALVKANMKDRKVTQEQLAERLGMSQGGVGHWLNKRRVPSLADMNRVLAELGLGYLEVALEIRERAAQERALQQHYNPYFRYPVSDWQQACELREERAPYGPGRYELTDYHARGEAFWLPVTGDAMTAPTGMSIGAGAMILVDPAIDPVPGKLVVAQWSGSSQATFRQLQEESGQRYLVPLNPTYPKALLTDDCRILGVVVQATAKF, from the coding sequence ATGGATAACTGGATAGCGTTGGTCAAAGCCAACATGAAAGACCGCAAGGTCACGCAGGAGCAACTGGCAGAGCGCCTGGGCATGTCCCAGGGCGGCGTCGGCCATTGGCTCAACAAGCGCCGGGTGCCGAGCCTTGCGGACATGAACCGGGTGCTGGCCGAGCTCGGGCTGGGCTACCTGGAGGTGGCGCTGGAGATTCGCGAACGGGCCGCGCAAGAGCGTGCGTTGCAACAGCACTACAACCCGTATTTTCGCTATCCGGTCAGCGACTGGCAGCAGGCGTGCGAGCTGCGCGAAGAGCGTGCACCCTATGGGCCTGGCCGCTACGAATTGACCGATTACCACGCGCGTGGCGAGGCGTTCTGGCTGCCTGTAACGGGCGACGCCATGACCGCGCCCACGGGCATGAGCATCGGTGCCGGGGCGATGATCCTGGTGGATCCGGCCATCGATCCTGTACCCGGCAAACTGGTGGTCGCCCAATGGTCTGGCAGTTCCCAGGCCACTTTTCGCCAACTGCAGGAAGAGAGCGGCCAGCGCTATCTGGTGCCGCTCAATCCGACGTACCCCAAGGCGCTGCTCACCGACGACTGCCGCATCCTTGGCGTCGTGGTGCAAGCCACCGCGAAGTTCTAG
- a CDS encoding DUF6124 family protein yields the protein MTNSPLSLPEIPEQVELQNMCHSGAAQRALDYYLKEDMSAPAVEGALFAIKPGVSQEEALVHASDLLRSAAATAYESACSHQGNQRDLAFSVVYLIDMAKAMVERSLQAPGAQANA from the coding sequence ATGACGAATAGCCCGCTTTCACTGCCCGAAATACCGGAACAGGTTGAATTACAGAACATGTGCCACAGCGGCGCGGCCCAGCGCGCGCTGGACTATTACTTGAAAGAAGATATGTCGGCACCAGCCGTGGAAGGCGCCCTGTTCGCGATCAAGCCGGGTGTCAGCCAGGAGGAGGCCCTGGTTCACGCGTCTGACCTGCTGCGCAGTGCTGCGGCAACCGCCTACGAATCAGCGTGCAGCCATCAAGGCAATCAGCGCGACCTGGCGTTTTCCGTGGTGTATTTGATCGATATGGCGAAGGCGATGGTAGAGCGCTCGTTGCAAGCGCCGGGGGCCCAGGCAAATGCGTAA